The DNA window CTAAAAATTTATGTAATTTCGCATTTAAAGGATCTGATTGTGAAATAAATAATGATTTTTTAAGTGTTGTGCGAAATATGCACCAAAGAGGCAAGCCAATGGGTTTTATGTGTATTGCACCTGTTATGGTTCCCAAAATATTAGATAAACCGATAAAAGTCACTGTAGGTAATGATCCCGAAACGGTAGCACAGATAGAAAAAATGGGAGGGGTTCATATAGAGTGTCCGGTTGATGGCATTGTTATTGATTTTGAAAATAAAATTGTAACAACGCCAGCTTATATGCTTGCTCAATCTTTATCTGAGGCTGAAATTGGGATAGACAAATTGGTCAGAAAAATATTGGAAATGATTGAGTAATAGGATGAAAAATCCTTTTTCAA is part of the Xenorhabdus cabanillasii genome and encodes:
- the elbB gene encoding isoprenoid biosynthesis glyoxalase ElbB, with protein sequence MKSVAVILSGCGVYDGSEIHESVLTMLSLSRLGAEVSFFSPDESQHHVINHLNGEEKQEIRHIMEESARITRGNIQPLSEVDVNTLDALIVPGGFGAAKNLCNFAFKGSDCEINNDFLSVVRNMHQRGKPMGFMCIAPVMVPKILDKPIKVTVGNDPETVAQIEKMGGVHIECPVDGIVIDFENKIVTTPAYMLAQSLSEAEIGIDKLVRKILEMIE